The following proteins are co-located in the Flammeovirga kamogawensis genome:
- the mrdA gene encoding penicillin-binding protein 2, with amino-acid sequence MEVRRWHIIIGFTILFVTYALVLLNIQVFSKNYKMRAEANIVERVVEYPLRGMIYDRNGKLLASNAAVFDVMIVPKVFKVLPQDSLELAGMLDYTIEELRYNIKKAKYYSWYKPSVFKKQLTESEYAKIQDKIIRYKGLSIQARTIRSYPHKSLANALGYVKEVTRDFLKKDSANYYQSGDLIGKSGIEKFYEKELRGQRGVSYIMKNVKGVTKGKFEDGKLDTIPQVGATLTSSIDLDLQAYGELLMKDKKGAIVAIDPSTGEILAMISAPSYDPNELTGEGKRLSKRYGDLSRDTNKPLFNRAMQSRYPPGSTFKTVMAMIGLQTGAVDTLTTYFSCNKRLVGCHNHDSPLNLKGSIINSCNPWYYQEIRRMLNDEGKRYETSDLLRKTLDDWKIDVQDYGLGRKLGVDMPYEKGGLVPSSKLYDRIYKGGGWKISTIHSISIGQGEVLAMPIQLANLGAIIANRGYYYSPHIIKSIGGKGPLEQYKEKHKVDIKPEYVDHIARAMADVPRIGTARRAYSPDIVICGKTGTAQNPHGEDHSIFMGFAPLYNPKIAIAVYVENAGFGGTWAAPIASLMMEKYVNGIVKRPYLEKYVNSVNLIQREKERKEKERLLKERREKAKERLKAQQLLRQKRDSIAVTTSSES; translated from the coding sequence ATGGAGGTTAGGCGCTGGCACATTATTATTGGGTTTACAATTCTATTTGTAACATATGCTTTAGTTTTATTGAATATTCAGGTATTTAGTAAGAACTATAAAATGCGTGCAGAGGCAAATATTGTAGAACGTGTTGTAGAGTATCCATTAAGAGGTATGATCTATGACCGTAATGGAAAATTATTAGCATCGAATGCAGCCGTATTTGATGTAATGATTGTACCTAAAGTATTTAAGGTATTACCTCAAGACTCTTTAGAATTAGCAGGAATGCTTGATTATACTATTGAAGAGCTTCGTTACAATATCAAAAAAGCCAAGTATTACTCTTGGTATAAACCTTCTGTATTTAAAAAACAATTGACAGAATCTGAATATGCAAAGATTCAGGATAAGATAATTCGTTACAAAGGTCTTTCAATTCAAGCAAGAACAATCCGTTCTTATCCTCATAAAAGTTTAGCAAATGCTTTAGGGTATGTAAAAGAAGTTACAAGAGATTTTCTTAAAAAAGATTCTGCTAATTATTATCAAAGCGGTGACCTTATTGGAAAGAGTGGAATAGAGAAATTCTATGAAAAAGAATTACGTGGACAACGTGGCGTAAGCTACATTATGAAAAACGTAAAAGGTGTAACAAAGGGTAAGTTTGAAGATGGTAAATTAGATACCATTCCTCAAGTAGGAGCTACTTTAACATCATCTATTGATCTTGATCTCCAAGCATATGGAGAACTTTTAATGAAAGATAAAAAGGGAGCAATTGTAGCAATAGATCCTAGTACAGGAGAAATTTTAGCAATGATTTCAGCACCTTCATATGATCCTAATGAATTAACAGGAGAAGGAAAAAGACTTTCTAAGCGTTATGGAGATTTATCAAGGGATACAAATAAACCATTATTTAATCGAGCAATGCAGTCAAGGTATCCACCAGGATCTACCTTTAAAACTGTAATGGCAATGATTGGTTTACAAACAGGAGCAGTAGATACATTAACAACATACTTTAGTTGTAATAAACGTTTAGTGGGATGCCATAACCATGATTCTCCATTAAATTTAAAAGGATCTATTATTAACTCTTGTAATCCATGGTACTATCAAGAAATTCGTAGAATGTTAAATGATGAAGGTAAAAGGTATGAAACCTCAGACCTTTTAAGAAAGACATTAGATGATTGGAAAATAGATGTACAGGATTACGGTCTAGGACGAAAGTTAGGGGTTGATATGCCTTATGAGAAAGGTGGATTAGTACCTAGTTCTAAATTATATGATCGTATTTACAAAGGTGGAGGATGGAAAATTAGTACAATACATTCCATTAGTATTGGGCAGGGTGAGGTATTAGCAATGCCTATTCAATTAGCAAATTTAGGTGCTATAATAGCAAATAGAGGATATTATTATTCTCCTCATATTATTAAAAGTATAGGAGGAAAAGGTCCTTTAGAGCAATATAAAGAAAAACACAAAGTTGATATAAAACCAGAATATGTAGATCATATTGCTAGAGCAATGGCTGATGTACCAAGAATAGGTACTGCACGAAGAGCATATAGTCCGGATATAGTAATTTGTGGTAAAACAGGTACAGCACAAAATCCTCATGGAGAAGATCATTCTATTTTTATGGGTTTTGCTCCACTTTATAATCCAAAAATTGCAATAGCAGTTTATGTGGAAAATGCTGGTTTTGGAGGTACGTGGGCAGCTCCAATTGCAAGCTTAATGATGGAAAAATATGTAAATGGAATAGTGAAACGCCCATATTTAGAAAAATATGTAAATAGCGTAAATCTAATTCAGAGAGAAAAGGAAAGAAAAGAAAAAGAAAGATTATTAAAAGAGCGTAGAGAAAAAGCAAAGGAACGTCTAAAAGCACAGCAACTACTGAGGCAAAAAAGGGATTCAATTGCAGTAACAACCTCTTCAGAATCATAA
- a CDS encoding LytR/AlgR family response regulator transcription factor, translated as MSTIKCLIVDDEPLAIKVIENYLQRLSEFEIVAKCESAIDAFNVLQNEKVDLMFLDINMPMLTGIDFVKSLEKKPEVILTTAYREYALEGFEISALDYLLKPISFQRFLKAANKASQLINTKEAANSKTQPKAPQAVVSSGTSSNSEEPPYIFLKVEKKMVKVALEDIIYMESLKDYLRVYTSNGEMVVHYTLTKILENLPEDEFIRIHRSYAISLKKVNAIEGNQVELKNGKMLPIGRLYQQIVKDTIYSKGIMPNS; from the coding sequence ATGAGCACAATAAAATGCCTAATAGTTGATGATGAGCCACTGGCAATTAAGGTAATTGAAAATTATCTTCAACGCCTTAGTGAATTTGAAATTGTGGCTAAATGTGAAAGTGCAATAGATGCTTTCAATGTGCTACAAAATGAGAAAGTTGATTTAATGTTTTTGGATATCAATATGCCAATGTTAACAGGTATTGATTTTGTCAAATCGTTAGAAAAAAAACCTGAAGTAATATTAACTACGGCTTATAGAGAGTATGCTTTAGAGGGATTTGAAATTTCTGCATTAGATTATTTACTAAAGCCAATTTCATTTCAACGTTTTTTAAAAGCTGCCAATAAAGCATCTCAACTCATTAATACTAAAGAGGCTGCCAATAGTAAAACCCAGCCTAAAGCTCCTCAAGCTGTTGTAAGCAGTGGTACTTCTTCTAATTCTGAAGAACCCCCATATATTTTCTTAAAAGTAGAGAAGAAAATGGTTAAAGTTGCTTTAGAAGATATTATATACATGGAAAGTTTAAAAGATTACTTACGTGTATATACGTCTAATGGAGAAATGGTTGTTCATTATACATTAACTAAAATTCTTGAAAATCTTCCCGAAGATGAGTTTATCAGAATTCATAGATCATATGCTATTTCTTTAAAAAAGGTAAATGCAATTGAGGGAAATCAGGTAGAGCTTAAAAATGGTAAAATGCTTCCAATTGGGCGTTTATATCAACAAATAGTAAAAGATACAATATATAGTAAAGGAATAATGCCTAATTCATAA
- a CDS encoding sensor histidine kinase — protein sequence MTTTAKDKLFDEPVNIFDHIPKSMHLKLSKPIIYHVIFWVIYFVLNGLRWGSYYDDYLYSFQSNLIGFSIHIPLSYYHAYYLLPKYIPSKKYLLYLLNLGISLVVMMYLKVFLTQQFLLPVWPEAGAQAEIFSTNHVIAIITGELYVLGLTTSISLTRNWILNQKKTRELEKQNMMTELNLLKSQIQPHFLFNTLNNIYSLTLDKSDQASDAVMKLSELMSYMLYQKESRVNLADELYYMNNYLDLEKLRFGNRLALTFNIEGKAEDVRVPQLLFLPFIENTFKHGVKNKLNSIEISLNLKISEDFITFEVENPSIDQTPLPFNLPVQTSPKKTKTGGFGLSNARRRLRLLYGDNYTLNINDGEDIFRVTLKIPRNEHNKMPNS from the coding sequence ATGACTACTACAGCAAAAGATAAGCTATTCGATGAACCTGTGAACATTTTTGATCATATTCCTAAATCGATGCATTTAAAGCTCAGCAAGCCGATAATATATCATGTAATCTTTTGGGTAATCTATTTTGTTTTAAATGGATTGCGCTGGGGAAGCTACTATGACGACTATTTATATTCCTTCCAATCTAACTTGATTGGTTTCTCGATACATATACCGTTATCGTATTATCATGCTTATTATTTACTACCAAAGTATATTCCTTCTAAAAAATATTTACTCTATTTATTAAATTTAGGAATATCATTAGTAGTTATGATGTACTTAAAAGTATTTCTCACACAGCAGTTTCTATTGCCTGTATGGCCTGAAGCTGGTGCACAAGCAGAAATTTTTAGTACAAACCATGTAATAGCAATTATTACTGGAGAATTATATGTATTGGGTTTAACTACCTCTATTAGTCTAACGCGTAATTGGATTCTCAACCAAAAGAAAACAAGAGAGTTAGAAAAACAGAATATGATGACTGAGTTGAATTTATTGAAATCTCAAATTCAACCTCACTTTTTATTCAATACGCTTAATAATATTTATTCATTAACACTAGATAAAAGTGACCAAGCATCTGATGCGGTTATGAAATTATCAGAATTAATGAGTTATATGCTCTACCAAAAAGAATCTAGAGTTAATCTTGCTGATGAACTCTATTATATGAATAACTATTTGGACTTAGAAAAACTTAGGTTTGGAAATAGATTAGCACTAACATTTAACATAGAAGGTAAAGCAGAAGATGTTAGAGTTCCTCAACTTTTATTTCTTCCTTTTATTGAAAATACATTTAAACATGGGGTAAAAAACAAATTGAACTCTATTGAAATTAGTTTAAATTTGAAGATATCAGAGGATTTTATCACTTTTGAAGTAGAAAATCCAAGTATTGATCAAACTCCTTTACCATTTAATCTACCCGTACAAACGTCTCCAAAGAAGACTAAGACTGGTGGATTCGGTCTCTCAAATGCTAGAAGACGATTAAGGCTTCTTTATGGAGACAATTACACATTGAATATTAACGATGGTGAAGATATATTTAGAGTAACATTAAAAATACCAAGAAATGAGCACAATAAAATGCCTAATAGTTGA
- a CDS encoding carboxypeptidase-like regulatory domain-containing protein, giving the protein MKFRLLTLVISLLLMTNVLQAQDRVVKGIVKESGSEEPLPGVNVLIQGTSTGSTTDFNGEFSLSIPEGSTLVFSYVGYMAQEVVVGNQSVINVSLEVDAEQLEEVVVTALGVERSSKSLTYSTQSVSSEELTTVKDPNMMNALSGKVAGLQVNKSGSGAGGSVKITLRGNTSVAGSNSPLYVVDGMPLAGSGATQANNAIDDAGRDGGDGVSNLNPEDIESINVLKGAAASALYGSQAANGVILITTKKGHAGHSKITFSSNFTVDSPMLLPETQSKYNIDGSAVTGESLNSEDFFKNGLTWVNAISATKGGENSQTYLSYAYTDAQGVIETNTFNKHNFTARNTSKMYDGKLELSAGINYIHQEGNNRPGVGTPMNAIASALLSPRGISKSDMQNYEVYDPVRKIYVQNWQENDTQYLTDNPYWVLNRNMIEETRDRFIVTGKAKYNISDWLWAQGRISIDNTTDVWDRKAYATTNTTSVGFNENGITNGGYFRDDFNNNQVYADAIINGNKKFGNLSITGLLGTSITDQKTYLKRIDTGRGTLKFANLFSSSALPDGNSIVYEQTQRQVQSVFGSFQFGFKDMVFLDVTGRNDWSSTLPEKNNSYFYPSVGLTAVLNEMVKMPEVISLAKIRGTYTMLGNDAPFGVTTVQHTINPYTGSLERANTAPFGDLKPESSRSLELGAELEMFNGLLYFDFNYYKTNTEDQLIRVLAPSGSEYTYNYVNTGNIQNQGYEIALTAIPVSKGDVTWTTTFNFSKNENKVVELYSDDPERIEWLTDGANAAYSLGLKQGGSYGDIYGYDFAREEDGTMSIDSETGLPYRGAERVKVGNSNPDFMLGWSNSVKYKNFTLNMLIDGKFGGEIVSFTQSYMDSRGTSKSWADAVEGGTVTVEGVELPALDYYATVSGRDGVTSQYVYDATNIRLRELSVAYTFAQNFGVFEDLTLSAVGRNLFFFYNNAPFDPDITSSSGNGMQGLDFFGVPATRSFGMNLRVNF; this is encoded by the coding sequence ATGAAATTCAGACTACTAACTTTAGTCATTAGCTTATTACTAATGACAAACGTACTTCAAGCACAAGACCGTGTAGTGAAGGGTATAGTAAAAGAGTCAGGCTCAGAAGAGCCACTACCTGGTGTTAACGTATTAATACAAGGTACATCTACTGGTTCAACAACCGATTTTAATGGAGAATTTTCTCTATCAATTCCAGAAGGAAGTACATTAGTATTTTCTTATGTGGGTTACATGGCACAAGAAGTTGTTGTTGGTAACCAATCTGTAATCAACGTTTCTTTAGAAGTTGATGCAGAGCAATTAGAAGAAGTTGTAGTAACAGCTTTAGGTGTTGAAAGAAGCTCAAAGAGTTTGACTTATTCGACGCAATCTGTTAGTTCTGAGGAATTAACAACAGTTAAAGATCCTAACATGATGAATGCTCTATCTGGTAAGGTAGCAGGTCTTCAGGTTAATAAAAGTGGGTCTGGAGCAGGTGGTTCAGTAAAAATTACTCTAAGAGGTAATACATCTGTAGCAGGTTCAAATTCACCTTTATATGTAGTTGATGGTATGCCATTAGCAGGATCAGGTGCAACTCAAGCTAATAATGCTATTGATGATGCGGGACGTGATGGTGGAGATGGTGTCTCTAACTTAAATCCTGAGGATATTGAAAGTATCAATGTATTAAAAGGAGCGGCAGCATCAGCTCTTTATGGTAGCCAAGCAGCAAATGGAGTAATTCTTATTACTACTAAAAAAGGACATGCAGGGCATTCTAAAATTACTTTTTCTTCAAACTTTACTGTTGATTCTCCAATGTTATTACCAGAGACTCAATCAAAGTATAATATTGATGGATCTGCTGTTACAGGAGAATCTTTAAATAGTGAGGACTTTTTTAAGAATGGTCTTACATGGGTAAACGCTATTTCTGCTACCAAAGGTGGTGAAAATTCACAAACTTACTTATCATATGCATACACTGACGCACAAGGAGTAATAGAAACAAATACTTTTAACAAGCATAACTTTACAGCAAGAAATACATCAAAAATGTACGATGGAAAGTTAGAACTTTCTGCAGGCATTAATTATATCCACCAAGAAGGTAATAACAGACCTGGTGTTGGTACTCCAATGAATGCTATCGCATCAGCATTATTATCGCCAAGAGGTATCTCTAAATCAGATATGCAAAATTATGAAGTTTATGATCCTGTTAGAAAAATTTATGTTCAAAATTGGCAGGAAAATGATACTCAATATTTAACAGATAATCCATATTGGGTATTAAATCGAAACATGATTGAAGAAACTAGAGATAGATTTATAGTTACAGGAAAAGCAAAATATAATATTAGTGATTGGTTGTGGGCTCAAGGTCGAATCAGTATCGATAATACTACTGATGTTTGGGATAGAAAAGCTTATGCAACAACTAACACTACTTCTGTTGGCTTCAATGAAAATGGTATCACAAATGGAGGGTATTTTAGAGATGATTTTAATAATAATCAGGTATACGCTGACGCCATAATTAATGGAAATAAAAAATTTGGTAACCTTTCAATAACAGGTTTATTAGGTACTTCAATTACTGATCAAAAAACATACTTGAAGAGAATTGATACAGGAAGAGGAACATTGAAATTCGCAAATTTATTTTCTTCATCTGCTTTACCTGATGGAAATAGTATTGTTTATGAACAAACACAAAGACAAGTACAATCTGTATTTGGTAGTTTCCAATTTGGTTTTAAGGATATGGTATTTTTAGATGTTACTGGACGTAATGATTGGTCAAGTACTTTACCTGAAAAAAATAATTCTTATTTCTATCCTTCAGTTGGTTTAACTGCAGTTCTTAATGAGATGGTAAAAATGCCGGAAGTAATCTCATTAGCAAAAATTAGAGGTACATATACAATGTTAGGCAATGACGCTCCATTTGGGGTGACTACTGTTCAACATACTATTAACCCTTATACGGGTTCTTTAGAAAGAGCTAATACAGCACCTTTTGGAGATTTAAAACCAGAATCATCTAGATCTTTAGAATTAGGAGCAGAGTTAGAAATGTTTAATGGACTATTGTATTTCGATTTTAACTACTACAAAACAAATACAGAAGATCAGTTAATTAGAGTTCTTGCTCCTTCAGGTTCAGAGTATACTTACAATTATGTAAATACAGGTAATATTCAAAATCAAGGTTATGAAATAGCTTTAACTGCAATTCCTGTTTCTAAGGGAGATGTAACATGGACAACTACATTTAACTTCTCTAAAAATGAAAACAAAGTAGTTGAACTTTATTCAGATGATCCAGAAAGAATCGAATGGCTAACTGATGGTGCAAATGCAGCATATTCTCTAGGATTAAAACAAGGTGGTTCTTATGGAGATATTTATGGATATGATTTTGCAAGAGAAGAAGATGGTACTATGTCTATTGATTCTGAAACAGGTTTACCTTATAGAGGAGCAGAAAGAGTAAAAGTAGGTAACTCAAACCCTGATTTTATGCTTGGTTGGTCAAACTCTGTGAAGTATAAGAATTTCACTTTAAATATGTTGATTGATGGTAAATTTGGTGGTGAAATAGTATCATTTACGCAATCATATATGGATTCAAGAGGAACTTCAAAATCTTGGGCAGATGCAGTTGAAGGTGGAACAGTTACAGTTGAAGGTGTTGAATTACCAGCTTTAGATTATTACGCAACGGTTTCAGGTCGTGATGGGGTTACATCTCAGTACGTTTATGATGCAACTAACATTAGATTAAGAGAATTATCAGTTGCTTATACATTTGCTCAAAACTTTGGTGTATTTGAAGATTTGACATTATCAGCTGTAGGAAGGAATTTATTCTTCTTTTATAATAATGCACCATTTGATCCAGATATTACATCTTCTTCAGGAAATGGTATGCAAGGTTTAGACTTTTTTGGAGTACCAGCAACAAGAAGCTTTGGTATGAATTTAAGAGTTAATTTCTAA
- a CDS encoding SusD/RagB family nutrient-binding outer membrane lipoprotein, translated as MKNLLKRYILLGAASLSLFSCTSNFEQMNVDPNKITDEQLEADGQIIAAYFPQLSRSIYYNFDNSNWKWQVQQNLNGDVFSGYMAPPTPFAGNANATHYNLIWNDWPASIAYENIMGPAYEIAKREEDADPRLYAVSLVLKVLGMHRVTDVYGPSPYLGYGSENVSYNSQEEIYTRFFEELSKAIEILGAEGADEPYGGFSGVDDIFQGDFAMWKKLAASLKLRLALRISNVDPTNAKIHAESAISAGVFEAGDNALVTSPIIHPLATIAHSWGDIKMGATMESFLVGYNDPRLAVYFTPVNSELSGIPADTFKGIRSGVDLPDKSGSPYTGYSSINDKFISQTSPITLMTGAEVYFLRAEAALNGWTAGGTTQELYEGGIRESFAFLGAGGVDSYISDMSSVPANYSDPNWALAGADSYDIDATTDVKVAFDQSRAMEQIITQKWIAMFPEGMEAWSELRRTGYPKVFPVKYNKSGGLIDTTKGIRRLGFPSYEAGSNPEGYAKAVELLKKEGQGGEDNGGTPVWWDTKSI; from the coding sequence ATGAAAAATCTACTCAAAAGATATATACTATTAGGAGCTGCATCACTAAGTTTATTTAGTTGTACGTCCAATTTTGAACAAATGAATGTTGATCCTAATAAGATCACAGATGAACAATTAGAGGCCGATGGACAAATAATTGCAGCATATTTCCCTCAATTATCAAGATCAATTTATTATAATTTTGATAATTCGAATTGGAAATGGCAGGTGCAACAAAATTTGAATGGAGATGTATTCTCTGGATATATGGCTCCACCAACTCCATTTGCTGGTAATGCAAATGCTACTCATTATAACTTAATTTGGAATGATTGGCCTGCAAGTATTGCATATGAAAATATAATGGGACCTGCTTATGAAATTGCAAAGAGAGAAGAAGACGCAGATCCACGTTTGTATGCAGTATCATTAGTACTTAAAGTATTAGGAATGCATAGAGTTACTGATGTTTATGGACCGAGTCCTTATTTAGGTTATGGTTCAGAAAATGTATCATACAATTCTCAAGAAGAAATTTATACTAGATTTTTCGAAGAATTAAGTAAAGCAATTGAAATTCTTGGTGCTGAAGGTGCTGATGAACCTTATGGTGGTTTTTCAGGAGTTGATGATATCTTTCAAGGTGATTTTGCTATGTGGAAAAAATTAGCTGCATCATTGAAATTAAGACTAGCTCTAAGAATATCAAATGTAGATCCAACAAATGCTAAGATTCATGCAGAATCAGCTATTTCAGCTGGTGTTTTTGAAGCAGGAGATAATGCTTTAGTTACATCTCCAATTATTCATCCTTTAGCAACGATCGCTCATAGTTGGGGTGATATAAAAATGGGTGCAACTATGGAATCTTTCCTTGTAGGATATAATGATCCACGTTTAGCTGTTTATTTTACTCCAGTTAATTCAGAACTTTCAGGTATTCCAGCTGATACATTCAAAGGTATACGTTCGGGTGTTGATTTACCAGACAAATCAGGAAGTCCATACACTGGATACTCTTCGATTAATGATAAATTTATTTCACAAACATCACCAATAACATTAATGACAGGTGCTGAAGTATATTTCTTGAGAGCAGAAGCTGCTTTAAATGGATGGACAGCTGGCGGAACAACTCAAGAATTATATGAAGGCGGAATTAGAGAATCTTTCGCATTTTTAGGTGCAGGTGGTGTAGACTCTTATATTTCTGATATGTCTTCTGTACCTGCAAATTATTCAGACCCAAACTGGGCTTTAGCAGGAGCAGATTCATATGATATTGATGCAACAACTGATGTTAAAGTAGCATTTGATCAATCTAGAGCAATGGAGCAAATCATTACTCAAAAATGGATTGCAATGTTCCCAGAAGGAATGGAAGCTTGGTCAGAATTAAGAAGAACAGGTTATCCTAAAGTTTTCCCTGTAAAATATAATAAAAGTGGAGGGTTAATAGATACTACTAAAGGTATTCGTCGTTTAGGTTTCCCAAGTTATGAAGCTGGATCTAATCCAGAAGGTTATGCTAAAGCTGTGGAACTTCTTAAAAAAGAAGGTCAAGGTGGAGAGGATAATGGAGGAACACCAGTATGGTGGGATACAAAATCTATCTAA
- a CDS encoding DUF4136 domain-containing protein codes for MKNIKNIFLTISMLIGVAFVVTSCSSTKITTDYNPGTNFSQYKSFSILPWQAQNAKINEFDRARVKNAVIENMQGLGYTYSENDTTAELQVGMVFTTKEKKSVTSYNAGYGGWYGPYGMGATHYSEYEYTEGTFVVDIFDTQAKKLLWEAAAVSTLSEKQESPVVRERNINRFVKSIFNKYPTK; via the coding sequence ATGAAAAATATAAAAAATATCTTCTTAACAATCAGTATGTTGATTGGTGTTGCATTTGTTGTAACATCATGTTCTTCAACAAAAATTACAACTGATTACAACCCAGGTACAAATTTTAGTCAATATAAATCTTTCAGTATTTTACCTTGGCAAGCTCAAAATGCTAAAATCAATGAATTTGATAGAGCTAGAGTAAAAAATGCAGTAATTGAAAACATGCAGGGGCTTGGTTATACATACTCTGAAAATGATACTACTGCTGAGTTACAAGTAGGTATGGTATTTACTACAAAGGAAAAGAAAAGTGTAACATCTTATAATGCTGGTTACGGCGGATGGTATGGTCCTTACGGTATGGGTGCTACTCATTATTCTGAGTATGAATATACTGAAGGAACTTTTGTTGTAGATATCTTCGATACACAAGCAAAGAAACTTCTTTGGGAAGCAGCAGCTGTAAGTACACTTTCTGAAAAACAAGAAAGCCCTGTTGTAAGAGAAAGAAATATCAACAGATTTGTGAAGAGTATTTTTAATAAATACCCTACAAAGTAA
- a CDS encoding glycosyltransferase family 2 protein has product MEAQNIDVSVVVPLLNEAESLPELVDWIAKVFTEEKINGEVYLIDDGSTDESWNVILALKQKYNWVHGIQFLRNYGKSAALQVGFQEVKGNVVITMDADLQDSPDEIPGLRKMIIEDGYDLVSGWKEKRYDPITKTIPTKLFNAATRAVSGIHLNDFNCGLKAYKKDVVKIIEVYGEMHRYIPVIAKWNGFAKIGEKPVQHRARKYGTTKFGLERFVNGFLDLMSITFVSKFKKAPMHFFGLLGSISFLLGSAGAFWLLIEKVYLSMNHLHIQREVTDQPLFYLSLTAVIIGSQMFMTGFIAEMVSLNQPNRNDYHIKGKTD; this is encoded by the coding sequence ATGGAAGCTCAAAATATAGATGTATCGGTTGTTGTTCCGTTACTTAATGAAGCTGAATCTCTACCAGAATTAGTAGATTGGATTGCAAAAGTTTTTACCGAAGAAAAAATCAACGGTGAAGTGTATCTTATTGATGACGGTAGTACTGATGAGTCTTGGAATGTAATCTTAGCATTAAAGCAAAAATATAACTGGGTTCATGGTATTCAATTCTTAAGAAACTATGGTAAATCTGCGGCATTGCAAGTAGGTTTTCAGGAGGTTAAAGGGAATGTTGTCATTACTATGGACGCAGACCTTCAAGATAGCCCTGATGAAATTCCGGGTCTAAGAAAAATGATTATTGAAGATGGTTATGACCTTGTATCTGGTTGGAAAGAAAAACGCTACGATCCGATTACAAAAACAATCCCTACAAAATTATTTAATGCTGCTACAAGGGCTGTTTCTGGTATACATTTAAATGATTTTAATTGCGGATTAAAAGCCTATAAAAAAGATGTAGTTAAGATTATAGAAGTATATGGTGAAATGCACAGATATATTCCTGTAATAGCCAAATGGAATGGTTTTGCTAAAATTGGTGAGAAACCTGTTCAGCATAGAGCTAGAAAATATGGAACAACTAAGTTTGGTTTAGAACGATTTGTAAACGGCTTTTTAGATCTAATGTCTATCACATTTGTTTCTAAGTTTAAAAAAGCTCCAATGCATTTCTTTGGTTTGCTTGGGTCAATCTCTTTTTTACTTGGTTCTGCTGGTGCATTTTGGTTATTGATTGAAAAGGTCTATTTGTCTATGAATCACTTACACATTCAAAGAGAAGTTACAGACCAGCCATTGTTCTATTTATCACTAACAGCTGTAATTATTGGCTCTCAAATGTTCATGACTGGATTTATTGCAGAAATGGTATCTCTTAATCAGCCGAATAGAAACGATTACCATATAAAAGGAAAAACGGATTAA
- a CDS encoding DUF4199 domain-containing protein: MDKETSIKPFAFKYGAITGVFAFGYSVLLTSLGKSQDAFLQYLSVLVVLTATVFAYREFKEHNEGFLKYRTGVKLGTLLGFISATISAFFNYLYIQFIDDSIIDQAVEVASKAIEGNPQITDEQYEQSIEIVRWVAGTPIPQLINILFMTFFGFLLALVISHFMKNEPTEDGYNF, translated from the coding sequence ATGGATAAAGAAACTTCGATAAAACCATTCGCCTTTAAATATGGAGCTATTACAGGTGTGTTTGCATTTGGTTATAGTGTTTTACTTACCTCTTTAGGTAAGTCTCAAGATGCTTTTTTACAATATCTAAGTGTACTTGTAGTGTTAACCGCTACAGTTTTTGCCTATAGAGAGTTTAAAGAACATAACGAAGGCTTTCTTAAATACCGTACAGGTGTAAAACTTGGTACTTTGCTTGGTTTTATCTCTGCAACTATCTCAGCATTTTTTAATTACTTATATATTCAATTTATTGATGATAGTATTATAGATCAGGCTGTAGAAGTAGCAAGTAAAGCGATTGAAGGAAACCCTCAGATTACAGACGAACAGTATGAACAATCTATCGAAATAGTGAGATGGGTAGCTGGAACACCAATTCCGCAGCTAATTAATATCTTATTCATGACTTTCTTTGGCTTTTTATTAGCTTTGGTTATTTCACACTTCATGAAAAATGAGCCAACTGAAGACGGCTATAATTTTTAA